From Triticum urartu cultivar G1812 chromosome 2, Tu2.1, whole genome shotgun sequence, a single genomic window includes:
- the LOC125541381 gene encoding GPI-anchored protein LLG1-like translates to MVLELDRVLMLRAAVLAVVTGFAAAGFISNDALQSHSHGGAGRSLLQAKKECPVTFEGANYTLITSKCKGPLYQPALCCAALTEFACPYDTYINDVATNCAATMFSLIHLYGKYPAGLFANTCKGDNLGLKCPEDVPQVQPGEEGKSSAAVATAAQAALAAASAAVMSLLIVMS, encoded by the exons ATGGTTCTGGAGCTGGATAGAGTCCTGATGCTGCGCGCCGCCGTTCTCGCCGTCGTCACCGGCTTCGCCGCCGCCGGATTCATCTCAA ATGACGCGCTCCAGTCGCACTCGCACGGCGGCGCCGGCCGGAGCTTGCTGCAGGCCAAGAAGG AATGCCCGGTGACCTTCGAGGGGGCCAACTACACCCTCATCACGAGCAAGTGTAAAGGGCCCCTGTACCAGCCGGCGCTGTGCTGCGCGGCGCTCACGGAGTTCGCGTGCCCCTACGACACCTACATCAACGACGTCGCCACCAACTGCGCCGCCACCATGTTCAGCCTCATCCACCTCTACGGCAAGTACCCGGCGGGGCTCTTCGCCAATACATGCAAGGGGGACAACCTGGGGCTCAAATGCCCTGAGGACGTCCCGCAGGTCCAGCCGGGCGAGGAGGGCAAGAGCTCCGCCGCCGTTGCTACTGCCGCACAGGCGGCACTCGCCGCGGCCAGCGCGGCTGTCATGTCCCTGCTCATTGTAATGTCTTGA